A stretch of the Jeotgalibacillus haloalkalitolerans genome encodes the following:
- a CDS encoding transglycosylase domain-containing protein has product MGRVSRKKRRRRIRILQLALLSMITFVFLWGASVTVLYFYAKTTGPPSIAVTQSTLLFDGEDQLIGERSSGEKRYWKSLDEISPFAVNAVIAVEDRKFYDHKGFDIKRIAGAVVADIQAMAKVQGASTISQQYARNLYLTHDKTWARKLNEALYTIRLEWNYEKEDILEGYLNTIYYGHGRYGIEAASQYYFGVASEDLTLAQAAMLAGIPKSPSGYSPVDHFDQAKERQELVLSEMLENGDITEAQAEEAVEEKVQVTASPPSEFLGAAPYFQEAVWKELESIDLEPYYLKYGGLKIYTTLDTELQEIADEVVKENMPATDLEVAFAAIDPESGEVKAMTGGRDFEKSPFNRVTQAFRQPGSTMKPILYTAALEKGFTPATTMRSEPTTFTYDEGRSEYAPQNFNQKYANDAITLAQAIAISDNIYAVKAHEFLGSNVLKSQAKEFGISTPVDEVPSAALGTSEAVPLELFNAYSVFANGGKKVKPVLIRKIEAPDGEVIYESKKKAKRIIDEQQAFVMTHMLTGTFDPALNDYSTVTGITLLDEKTREYAAKSGTTDTDQWMIGFSPMLNAGVWTGYDDARTLTLTEDKQAAKWIWLRFMERAHAEKPEAFFVPPPGVTAVQMDPHTGLLSGESCGERTAYFLEQTAPLEDCDGNAAAPPGEPVNGHSEDENWFEKWFME; this is encoded by the coding sequence TTGGGACGTGTTTCGCGGAAGAAGAGGAGACGGCGCATAAGGATTTTACAGCTTGCTCTGCTCAGTATGATTACGTTCGTGTTTTTATGGGGTGCTTCAGTCACTGTGTTATATTTTTATGCTAAAACGACCGGGCCCCCTTCGATTGCTGTTACGCAATCTACACTGCTGTTTGATGGTGAGGATCAGCTGATTGGAGAGCGGTCATCAGGTGAGAAGCGCTACTGGAAGTCGCTTGATGAGATTTCCCCTTTTGCTGTGAATGCCGTGATTGCAGTTGAAGACCGGAAATTTTATGATCATAAAGGTTTTGATATTAAAAGAATTGCGGGTGCTGTGGTTGCTGATATTCAGGCAATGGCAAAGGTGCAGGGTGCGAGTACCATTTCGCAGCAGTATGCGCGTAATCTTTATTTAACGCATGATAAGACGTGGGCGAGGAAATTAAATGAAGCATTATATACGATTCGTCTTGAGTGGAATTATGAAAAGGAAGATATTCTTGAAGGTTATTTAAATACAATTTATTACGGTCACGGGCGTTACGGGATTGAAGCGGCGAGCCAGTATTATTTTGGTGTGGCCTCTGAAGATTTGACGCTTGCCCAGGCAGCCATGCTTGCCGGGATTCCAAAGTCTCCATCGGGTTATTCACCGGTCGATCATTTTGATCAGGCGAAGGAACGCCAGGAGCTTGTCCTTTCAGAAATGCTCGAAAATGGTGATATTACGGAAGCACAGGCTGAAGAAGCTGTTGAGGAGAAAGTTCAGGTGACCGCTTCCCCTCCTTCCGAATTTCTTGGAGCTGCTCCCTATTTTCAGGAAGCGGTCTGGAAAGAGCTTGAGTCCATTGATCTTGAACCCTATTACCTGAAGTACGGCGGGTTAAAAATCTATACAACACTTGATACTGAACTGCAGGAGATTGCGGATGAGGTTGTGAAAGAGAATATGCCGGCGACTGATCTTGAAGTCGCTTTTGCAGCGATTGACCCTGAGAGCGGTGAAGTGAAAGCGATGACTGGCGGCCGGGATTTTGAAAAGAGTCCCTTTAACCGTGTGACACAGGCATTCAGGCAACCGGGGTCGACCATGAAGCCCATTCTATATACGGCTGCACTGGAAAAAGGGTTTACGCCTGCTACTACAATGCGGAGTGAACCAACCACTTTCACGTATGATGAGGGCAGAAGCGAGTATGCTCCTCAAAACTTTAACCAGAAATATGCGAATGATGCCATTACTCTTGCCCAGGCGATTGCTATTTCGGATAATATTTACGCGGTAAAAGCGCATGAGTTTCTCGGCAGCAATGTATTAAAGAGTCAGGCAAAGGAATTCGGTATAAGTACACCGGTTGATGAGGTTCCTTCAGCTGCGCTCGGCACGTCTGAAGCGGTGCCGTTGGAGTTATTCAATGCGTATTCCGTTTTTGCAAATGGCGGTAAAAAAGTGAAGCCTGTATTGATCAGAAAGATTGAAGCGCCTGATGGAGAAGTAATCTACGAGTCTAAAAAGAAAGCCAAGCGGATCATTGACGAGCAGCAGGCGTTTGTGATGACTCATATGCTCACAGGGACATTTGATCCTGCACTCAATGATTATTCAACTGTTACAGGTATCACCCTTTTAGATGAAAAAACACGTGAATATGCAGCAAAATCCGGCACAACGGATACCGATCAGTGGATGATCGGCTTTTCCCCAATGCTGAACGCAGGCGTATGGACAGGCTATGATGATGCGCGGACCTTAACGCTTACAGAGGATAAACAGGCAGCGAAATGGATCTGGCTGCGCTTTATGGAGCGAGCTCACGCAGAAAAGCCTGAAGCCTTCTTTGTCCCGCCGCCTGGTGTCACAGCCGTTCAGATGGATCCGCATACCGGGCTGCTGTCAGGTGAATCCTGCGGAGAACGGACTGCTTATTTTCTTGAGCAGACAGCACCTTTAGAGGACTGTGACGGAAATGCTGCGGCACCGCCGGGAGAACCGGTTAATGGACATTCAGAGGATGAAAACTGGTTTGAAAAATGGTTTATGGAGTAA
- the speB gene encoding agmatinase gives MKFDEQYSGNVFIKSHPNYEESQAVIYGMPMDWTVSYRPGSRFGPARIREVSIGLEEYSPYLDRELDEVKYFDAGDIPLPFGNPYKSIDLIEEYIDSLLKDGKFPLGMGGEHLVSWPVMKAVAKKYDDLAIIHFDAHTDLRTDYEGEELSHSTPIRKIAEHIGPKNVYSFGIRSGMKEEFQWAKENGMHISKFEVLEPLKEILPTLAGRNVYVTIDIDVLDPAHAPGTGTVDAGGITSRELLASIHAIAGSEVNVVGADLVEVAPVYDHSEQTANTASKMLREMLLGFVK, from the coding sequence GTGAAATTTGATGAGCAGTATTCAGGAAATGTTTTTATCAAAAGTCATCCCAATTATGAGGAAAGCCAGGCAGTCATTTACGGCATGCCGATGGACTGGACGGTCAGCTACCGTCCCGGTTCACGCTTCGGCCCTGCCCGCATCCGTGAGGTATCAATTGGCCTTGAAGAATACAGCCCGTACCTTGACCGCGAGCTGGATGAGGTGAAATATTTTGATGCAGGCGATATCCCGCTGCCGTTCGGTAATCCTTATAAAAGCATCGACTTAATCGAAGAATATATCGACTCTCTTTTAAAAGACGGAAAATTCCCATTGGGCATGGGCGGAGAGCACCTTGTATCATGGCCAGTGATGAAGGCTGTTGCGAAAAAGTATGATGATCTTGCCATCATTCACTTTGACGCACACACAGACCTTCGGACAGACTATGAAGGCGAAGAGCTTTCACACTCAACACCGATCCGTAAAATTGCTGAGCATATCGGTCCGAAAAATGTCTATTCTTTCGGGATCCGTTCAGGCATGAAAGAAGAGTTTCAGTGGGCAAAAGAAAACGGCATGCACATTTCAAAGTTTGAAGTGCTTGAGCCGCTAAAAGAAATCCTGCCAACACTTGCAGGACGCAATGTGTATGTAACGATTGATATCGACGTACTCGATCCGGCACACGCACCGGGTACCGGCACAGTTGACGCAGGCGGCATCACATCACGTGAGCTGCTGGCATCAATCCACGCAATCGCAGGATCAGAAGTAAACGTGGTAGGCGCGGACTTAGTTGAAGTCGCGCCAGTCTATGACCACTCAGAACAAACGGCTAACACAGCCAGCAAAATGCTGCGCGAAATGCTGTTAGGGTTTGTGAAATAG
- the speE gene encoding polyamine aminopropyltransferase: protein MGGFWFTEKQTENFGITMKIKQTLHSEKTDFQQLDMAETEEWGNMLFLDGMVMTSQKDEFVYHEMVAHVPLFTHPNPENVLVVGGGDGGVIREVLKHPSVKKATLVEIDGKVIEYSKKYLPEIAGDLENERVEVIVGDGFMHIAESENEYDVIMVDSTEPVGPAVNLFTKGFYSGISKALKEDGIFVAQSDNPWFKSDLIKQVMSDVKEIFPITRLYTANIPTYPSGLWAFTLGSKKHDPLKVAEERFHEIDTKYYTKELHNAAFVLPKFVKDLTE, encoded by the coding sequence ATGGGCGGATTCTGGTTCACAGAAAAACAAACAGAAAACTTCGGTATCACAATGAAAATCAAACAAACACTACACTCGGAAAAAACAGACTTCCAGCAGCTCGACATGGCTGAAACAGAAGAATGGGGCAACATGCTCTTCCTTGACGGCATGGTCATGACATCCCAAAAAGACGAATTCGTATACCACGAAATGGTCGCACACGTACCGCTTTTCACACACCCGAACCCTGAAAACGTACTTGTTGTAGGTGGTGGAGACGGCGGTGTAATCCGTGAAGTACTCAAGCACCCATCTGTAAAGAAAGCAACACTTGTTGAAATCGATGGCAAAGTAATCGAGTACTCAAAGAAATACCTTCCTGAAATTGCGGGAGACCTTGAAAATGAGCGCGTGGAAGTGATCGTTGGAGATGGCTTCATGCATATTGCTGAAAGTGAAAATGAGTATGATGTGATCATGGTTGATTCAACTGAGCCTGTGGGGCCTGCAGTTAACCTGTTTACAAAAGGCTTCTATTCAGGCATTTCAAAAGCGCTGAAAGAAGACGGTATTTTTGTTGCACAGTCAGACAACCCTTGGTTCAAATCAGATCTGATCAAGCAGGTCATGAGCGATGTAAAGGAAATCTTCCCGATCACGCGCCTGTACACAGCCAACATTCCAACGTACCCAAGCGGTCTTTGGGCGTTCACACTTGGATCTAAAAAGCATGATCCACTAAAAGTAGCAGAAGAAAGATTCCATGAAATTGATACGAAGTATTACACAAAAGAGCTTCACAACGCAGCATTCGTTCTGCCGAAATTCGTGAAAGACTTAACTGAATAG